The Salvia miltiorrhiza cultivar Shanhuang (shh) chromosome 1, IMPLAD_Smil_shh, whole genome shotgun sequence genome has a window encoding:
- the LOC131006719 gene encoding uncharacterized protein LOC131006719 — protein sequence MDLEVDENNRFKHMFLALAASISPFYFSLRPVIVVDGTHLKGKNNGILFVAVTKDANKQVFPLAFGVGPIENDESWKWFLSNNKIKGYRQAVVELFRQAAYAYEDSEFSRAMSAMAQLKPAAYGKLMRVGPEKWARSQSPVTRYSFLTSNAAEALNAHLRLAEESNDLLTPEATQKISAEISKSRRYTAKRTSERKYRVRAGDRRFMVDLQAKSCECNEFDLDGMPCSHAIAAITEAKEPVEDYVEAYYLRSSLVQTYSGSVNHLPPLEHWEIPFEVATDIVLPNLSRRQAGRPRESRIPSAGEWPTQRTTTADASSSLGKRAPKTCGLCGSPGHTRRACKGTGWEQ from the exons ATGGATTTGGAAGTAGACGAAAACAACCGATTCAAACATATGTTTCTTGCTCTTGCGGCTTCCATCTCACCTTTCTACTTTTCGCTTCGACCAGTGATTGTGGTCgacggcacacacttgaaggggaaGAACAATGGTATTTTGTTCGTCGCCGTGACAAAAGACGCAAATAAGCAAGTTTTTCCGTTGGCATTTGGTGTCGGAccgatcgagaatgatgagtcatGGAAGTGGTTCCTGTCAAAT AACAAAATTAAGGGCTACAGGCAAGCTGTTGTTGAGCTTTTCCGCCAGGCTGCATACGCCTACGAGGACTCAGAATTTTCACGTGCAATGTCGGCTATGGCTCAATTGAAGCCGGCGGCGTACGGGAAGTTGATGCGCGTAGGCCCTgagaagtgggcacgatcacaaAGTCCGGTGACCCGTTATAGTTTTCTTACATCTAATGCTGCCGAGGCTTTGAATGCCC ACTTGCGTCTTGCGGAAGAGAGCAATGATCTTCTTACTCCAGAGGCAACACAGAAGATAAGTGCGGAGATCTCAAAGAGTCGTCGTTACACTGCGAAGAGGACCTCCGAGAGAAAATACAGGGTTCGTGCTGGTGATCGTCGCTTCATGGTTGACCTTCAAGCGAAGAGCTGTGAATGCAATGAATTCGACCTGGACGGCATGCCGTGTTCTCATGCTATCGCAGCCATTAC TGAGGCGAAAGAGCCAGTGGAAGATTACGTGGAAGCTTACTACCTGCGGAGTTCACTGGTTCAAACATACTCCGGTTCAGTAAATCACTTGCCTCCCTTAGAGCATTGGGAAATTCCGTTTGAAGTTGCAACTGATATTGTTTTGCCAAACCTTTCTCGGCGACAAGCTGGTcgaccaagagaatctagaattcCTTCAGCTGGTGAGTGGCCGACTCAGAGGACTACTACAGCGGATGCATCAAGTAGTCTGGGAAAACGAGCACCCAAAACCTGTGGTCTATGTGGCTCGCCTGGCCACACACGTAGAGCATGCAAGGGTACGGGCTGGGAGCAGTAG